In Meles meles chromosome 14, mMelMel3.1 paternal haplotype, whole genome shotgun sequence, a single window of DNA contains:
- the PTPN18 gene encoding tyrosine-protein phosphatase non-receptor type 18 isoform X6, producing the protein MNRSLDAVQSFLERLEARGGRERAVLAGEFSDIQAHSAAWKTDPVYSTEAGRLPGNVRKNRYKDVLPYDQTRVILSLLQEEGHGDYINGNFIRKKCERYWAQDKEPLQIGLFCITLTRKRWLNADIMLRTLQVTFQKECRSVYQLQYMSWPDRGVPSSPEHVLTMVEEARRLQGSGPSPLCVHCSAGCGRTGVLCTVDYVRQLLLTQMIPPNFSLFNVVLEMRKQRPAAVQTEEQYRFLYHTVAQMFFSALQNTSPIYQNFKENCAPVYNDALSFQTSQMLPTTRRPPGQVLRSISVPGPPALAMADTYAVVQKRGAPAGTRAGARGRGAEEGPLYSQVTPRARRLQAHAEDARAVLPSGVPAAQSPAGPDAYEDVVDGAQSGGLGFNLRIGRPKGPRDPPAEWTRV; encoded by the exons ATGAACCGCAGCTTGGACGCTGTGCAGAGCTTCTTGGAGCGGTTGGAGGCGCGAGGCGGCCGGGAGAGAGCGGTCCTGGCCGGCGAGTTCAGC GACATCCAGGCCCACTCAGCCGCATGGAAGACTGACCCTGTGTATTCCACTGAGGCTGGCCGTCTGCCAGGGAATGTGAGGAAGAACCGCTACAAAGATGTGCTGCCAT ATGATCAGACACGAGTGatcctctccctgctccaggaGGAGGGACACGGCGACTACATCAATGGCAACTTCATCCGG AAAAAGTGTGAGCGCTACTGGGCTCAAGACAAGGAACCACTGCAGATTGGGCTTTTCTGTATCACCCTG ACAAGGAAGAGATGGCTGAATGCAGACATCATGCTCAGGACCCTCCAGGTTACTTTTCAGAAG GAATGTCGTTCTGTGTACCAGCTGCAATATATGTCCTGGCCAGACAGAGGAGTCCCTAGCAGTCCAGAACATGTGCTCACCATGGTGGAGGAAGCCCGTCGCCTCCAGGGATCTGGACCCAGCCCCCTCTGTGTCCACTGCAG CGCGGGCTGTGGGCGGACAGGTGTCCTGTGCACTGTGGATTATGTGAGACAGTTGCTCTTGACCCAG ATGATCCCACCTAACTTCAGCCTCTTCAACGTGGTCCTGGAGATGAGAAAGCAGCGGCCTGCAGCTGTGCAGACAGAG GAGCAATACAGATTCCTATACCACACGGTGGCTCAGATGTTCTTCTCAGCACTCCAAAACACCAGCCCCATTTACCAGAATTTCAAGGAG AATTGTGCCCCAGTCTACAATGACGCCCTCTCCTTCCAGACTTCCCAGATGCTTCCCACCACACGGCGCCCACCTGGCCAGGTCCTCAG AAGCATCTCGGTGCCTGGGCCCCCGGCCCTCGCCATGGCCGACACGTACGCGGTGGTGCAGAAGCGCGGGGCACCGGCGGGCAcccgggcgggggcgcgggggcgcggcGCGGAGGAGGGGCCGCTCTACAGCCAGGTGACGCCGCGCGCCCGGCGGCTGCAAGCGCACGCGGAGGACGCGCGGGCGGTGCTGCCCAGCGGCG TTCCTGCTGCCCAAAGCCCTGCTGGGCCTGACGCCTATGAGGACGTGGTGGACGGAGCTCAGAGTGGTGGGCTAG GATTCAACCTACGCATTGGAAGGCCTAAGGGGCCCCGGGACCCCCCTGCTGAGTGGACCCGCGTGTGA
- the PTPN18 gene encoding tyrosine-protein phosphatase non-receptor type 18 isoform X3 has product MNRSLDAVQSFLERLEARGGRERAVLAGEFSDIQAHSAAWKTDPVYSTEAGRLPGNVRKNRYKDVLPYDQTRVILSLLQEEGHGDYINGNFIRGTDGSQAYIATQGPLPHTLLDFWRLVWEFGVKVILMACPEMENGLTRKRWLNADIMLRTLQVTFQKECRSVYQLQYMSWPDRGVPSSPEHVLTMVEEARRLQGSGPSPLCVHCSAGCGRTGVLCTVDYVRQLLLTQMIPPNFSLFNVVLEMRKQRPAAVQTEEQYRFLYHTVAQMFFSALQNTSPIYQNFKENCAPVYNDALSFQTSQMLPTTRRPPGQVLRSISVPGPPALAMADTYAVVQKRGAPAGTRAGARGRGAEEGPLYSQVTPRARRLQAHAEDARAVLPSGVPAAQSPAGPDAYEDVVDGAQSGGLGFNLRIGRPKGPRDPPAEWTRV; this is encoded by the exons ATGAACCGCAGCTTGGACGCTGTGCAGAGCTTCTTGGAGCGGTTGGAGGCGCGAGGCGGCCGGGAGAGAGCGGTCCTGGCCGGCGAGTTCAGC GACATCCAGGCCCACTCAGCCGCATGGAAGACTGACCCTGTGTATTCCACTGAGGCTGGCCGTCTGCCAGGGAATGTGAGGAAGAACCGCTACAAAGATGTGCTGCCAT ATGATCAGACACGAGTGatcctctccctgctccaggaGGAGGGACACGGCGACTACATCAATGGCAACTTCATCCGG GGCACAGACGGAAGCCAGGCCTACATCGCCACACAAGGACCCCTGCCTCACACCTTGCTAGACTTCTGGCGCCTGGTCTGGGAGTTTGGGGTCAAG GTAATCCTGATGGCATGTCCAGAAATGGAAAATGGGCTG ACAAGGAAGAGATGGCTGAATGCAGACATCATGCTCAGGACCCTCCAGGTTACTTTTCAGAAG GAATGTCGTTCTGTGTACCAGCTGCAATATATGTCCTGGCCAGACAGAGGAGTCCCTAGCAGTCCAGAACATGTGCTCACCATGGTGGAGGAAGCCCGTCGCCTCCAGGGATCTGGACCCAGCCCCCTCTGTGTCCACTGCAG CGCGGGCTGTGGGCGGACAGGTGTCCTGTGCACTGTGGATTATGTGAGACAGTTGCTCTTGACCCAG ATGATCCCACCTAACTTCAGCCTCTTCAACGTGGTCCTGGAGATGAGAAAGCAGCGGCCTGCAGCTGTGCAGACAGAG GAGCAATACAGATTCCTATACCACACGGTGGCTCAGATGTTCTTCTCAGCACTCCAAAACACCAGCCCCATTTACCAGAATTTCAAGGAG AATTGTGCCCCAGTCTACAATGACGCCCTCTCCTTCCAGACTTCCCAGATGCTTCCCACCACACGGCGCCCACCTGGCCAGGTCCTCAG AAGCATCTCGGTGCCTGGGCCCCCGGCCCTCGCCATGGCCGACACGTACGCGGTGGTGCAGAAGCGCGGGGCACCGGCGGGCAcccgggcgggggcgcgggggcgcggcGCGGAGGAGGGGCCGCTCTACAGCCAGGTGACGCCGCGCGCCCGGCGGCTGCAAGCGCACGCGGAGGACGCGCGGGCGGTGCTGCCCAGCGGCG TTCCTGCTGCCCAAAGCCCTGCTGGGCCTGACGCCTATGAGGACGTGGTGGACGGAGCTCAGAGTGGTGGGCTAG GATTCAACCTACGCATTGGAAGGCCTAAGGGGCCCCGGGACCCCCCTGCTGAGTGGACCCGCGTGTGA
- the PTPN18 gene encoding tyrosine-protein phosphatase non-receptor type 18 isoform X2 — protein MNRSLDAVQSFLERLEARGGRERAVLAGEFSDIQAHSAAWKTDPVYSTEAGRLPGNVRKNRYKDVLPYDQTRVILSLLQEEGHGDYINGNFIRGTDGSQAYIATQGPLPHTLLDFWRLVWEFGVKVILMACPEMENGLKKCERYWAQDKEPLQIGLFCITLTRKRWLNADIMLRTLQVTFQKECRSVYQLQYMSWPDRGVPSSPEHVLTMVEEARRLQGSGPSPLCVHCSAGCGRTGVLCTVDYVRQLLLTQMIPPNFSLFNVVLEMRKQRPAAVQTEEQYRFLYHTVAQMFFSALQNTSPIYQNFKETSQMLPTTRRPPGQVLRSISVPGPPALAMADTYAVVQKRGAPAGTRAGARGRGAEEGPLYSQVTPRARRLQAHAEDARAVLPSGVPAAQSPAGPDAYEDVVDGAQSGGLGFNLRIGRPKGPRDPPAEWTRV, from the exons ATGAACCGCAGCTTGGACGCTGTGCAGAGCTTCTTGGAGCGGTTGGAGGCGCGAGGCGGCCGGGAGAGAGCGGTCCTGGCCGGCGAGTTCAGC GACATCCAGGCCCACTCAGCCGCATGGAAGACTGACCCTGTGTATTCCACTGAGGCTGGCCGTCTGCCAGGGAATGTGAGGAAGAACCGCTACAAAGATGTGCTGCCAT ATGATCAGACACGAGTGatcctctccctgctccaggaGGAGGGACACGGCGACTACATCAATGGCAACTTCATCCGG GGCACAGACGGAAGCCAGGCCTACATCGCCACACAAGGACCCCTGCCTCACACCTTGCTAGACTTCTGGCGCCTGGTCTGGGAGTTTGGGGTCAAG GTAATCCTGATGGCATGTCCAGAAATGGAAAATGGGCTG AAAAAGTGTGAGCGCTACTGGGCTCAAGACAAGGAACCACTGCAGATTGGGCTTTTCTGTATCACCCTG ACAAGGAAGAGATGGCTGAATGCAGACATCATGCTCAGGACCCTCCAGGTTACTTTTCAGAAG GAATGTCGTTCTGTGTACCAGCTGCAATATATGTCCTGGCCAGACAGAGGAGTCCCTAGCAGTCCAGAACATGTGCTCACCATGGTGGAGGAAGCCCGTCGCCTCCAGGGATCTGGACCCAGCCCCCTCTGTGTCCACTGCAG CGCGGGCTGTGGGCGGACAGGTGTCCTGTGCACTGTGGATTATGTGAGACAGTTGCTCTTGACCCAG ATGATCCCACCTAACTTCAGCCTCTTCAACGTGGTCCTGGAGATGAGAAAGCAGCGGCCTGCAGCTGTGCAGACAGAG GAGCAATACAGATTCCTATACCACACGGTGGCTCAGATGTTCTTCTCAGCACTCCAAAACACCAGCCCCATTTACCAGAATTTCAAGGAG ACTTCCCAGATGCTTCCCACCACACGGCGCCCACCTGGCCAGGTCCTCAG AAGCATCTCGGTGCCTGGGCCCCCGGCCCTCGCCATGGCCGACACGTACGCGGTGGTGCAGAAGCGCGGGGCACCGGCGGGCAcccgggcgggggcgcgggggcgcggcGCGGAGGAGGGGCCGCTCTACAGCCAGGTGACGCCGCGCGCCCGGCGGCTGCAAGCGCACGCGGAGGACGCGCGGGCGGTGCTGCCCAGCGGCG TTCCTGCTGCCCAAAGCCCTGCTGGGCCTGACGCCTATGAGGACGTGGTGGACGGAGCTCAGAGTGGTGGGCTAG GATTCAACCTACGCATTGGAAGGCCTAAGGGGCCCCGGGACCCCCCTGCTGAGTGGACCCGCGTGTGA
- the PTPN18 gene encoding tyrosine-protein phosphatase non-receptor type 18 isoform X7, translated as MNRSLDAVQSFLERLEARGGRERAVLAGEFSDIQAHSAAWKTDPVYSTEAGRLPGNVRKNRYKDVLPYDQTRVILSLLQEEGHGDYINGNFIRVILMACPEMENGLTRKRWLNADIMLRTLQVTFQKECRSVYQLQYMSWPDRGVPSSPEHVLTMVEEARRLQGSGPSPLCVHCSAGCGRTGVLCTVDYVRQLLLTQMIPPNFSLFNVVLEMRKQRPAAVQTEEQYRFLYHTVAQMFFSALQNTSPIYQNFKENCAPVYNDALSFQTSQMLPTTRRPPGQVLRSISVPGPPALAMADTYAVVQKRGAPAGTRAGARGRGAEEGPLYSQVTPRARRLQAHAEDARAVLPSGVPAAQSPAGPDAYEDVVDGAQSGGLGFNLRIGRPKGPRDPPAEWTRV; from the exons ATGAACCGCAGCTTGGACGCTGTGCAGAGCTTCTTGGAGCGGTTGGAGGCGCGAGGCGGCCGGGAGAGAGCGGTCCTGGCCGGCGAGTTCAGC GACATCCAGGCCCACTCAGCCGCATGGAAGACTGACCCTGTGTATTCCACTGAGGCTGGCCGTCTGCCAGGGAATGTGAGGAAGAACCGCTACAAAGATGTGCTGCCAT ATGATCAGACACGAGTGatcctctccctgctccaggaGGAGGGACACGGCGACTACATCAATGGCAACTTCATCCGG GTAATCCTGATGGCATGTCCAGAAATGGAAAATGGGCTG ACAAGGAAGAGATGGCTGAATGCAGACATCATGCTCAGGACCCTCCAGGTTACTTTTCAGAAG GAATGTCGTTCTGTGTACCAGCTGCAATATATGTCCTGGCCAGACAGAGGAGTCCCTAGCAGTCCAGAACATGTGCTCACCATGGTGGAGGAAGCCCGTCGCCTCCAGGGATCTGGACCCAGCCCCCTCTGTGTCCACTGCAG CGCGGGCTGTGGGCGGACAGGTGTCCTGTGCACTGTGGATTATGTGAGACAGTTGCTCTTGACCCAG ATGATCCCACCTAACTTCAGCCTCTTCAACGTGGTCCTGGAGATGAGAAAGCAGCGGCCTGCAGCTGTGCAGACAGAG GAGCAATACAGATTCCTATACCACACGGTGGCTCAGATGTTCTTCTCAGCACTCCAAAACACCAGCCCCATTTACCAGAATTTCAAGGAG AATTGTGCCCCAGTCTACAATGACGCCCTCTCCTTCCAGACTTCCCAGATGCTTCCCACCACACGGCGCCCACCTGGCCAGGTCCTCAG AAGCATCTCGGTGCCTGGGCCCCCGGCCCTCGCCATGGCCGACACGTACGCGGTGGTGCAGAAGCGCGGGGCACCGGCGGGCAcccgggcgggggcgcgggggcgcggcGCGGAGGAGGGGCCGCTCTACAGCCAGGTGACGCCGCGCGCCCGGCGGCTGCAAGCGCACGCGGAGGACGCGCGGGCGGTGCTGCCCAGCGGCG TTCCTGCTGCCCAAAGCCCTGCTGGGCCTGACGCCTATGAGGACGTGGTGGACGGAGCTCAGAGTGGTGGGCTAG GATTCAACCTACGCATTGGAAGGCCTAAGGGGCCCCGGGACCCCCCTGCTGAGTGGACCCGCGTGTGA
- the PTPN18 gene encoding tyrosine-protein phosphatase non-receptor type 18 isoform X5, whose translation MNRSLDAVQSFLERLEARGGRERAVLAGEFSDIQAHSAAWKTDPVYSTEAGRLPGNVRKNRYKDVLPYDQTRVILSLLQEEGHGDYINGNFIRGTDGSQAYIATQGPLPHTLLDFWRLVWEFGVKVILMACPEMENGLECRSVYQLQYMSWPDRGVPSSPEHVLTMVEEARRLQGSGPSPLCVHCSAGCGRTGVLCTVDYVRQLLLTQMIPPNFSLFNVVLEMRKQRPAAVQTEEQYRFLYHTVAQMFFSALQNTSPIYQNFKENCAPVYNDALSFQTSQMLPTTRRPPGQVLRSISVPGPPALAMADTYAVVQKRGAPAGTRAGARGRGAEEGPLYSQVTPRARRLQAHAEDARAVLPSGVPAAQSPAGPDAYEDVVDGAQSGGLGFNLRIGRPKGPRDPPAEWTRV comes from the exons ATGAACCGCAGCTTGGACGCTGTGCAGAGCTTCTTGGAGCGGTTGGAGGCGCGAGGCGGCCGGGAGAGAGCGGTCCTGGCCGGCGAGTTCAGC GACATCCAGGCCCACTCAGCCGCATGGAAGACTGACCCTGTGTATTCCACTGAGGCTGGCCGTCTGCCAGGGAATGTGAGGAAGAACCGCTACAAAGATGTGCTGCCAT ATGATCAGACACGAGTGatcctctccctgctccaggaGGAGGGACACGGCGACTACATCAATGGCAACTTCATCCGG GGCACAGACGGAAGCCAGGCCTACATCGCCACACAAGGACCCCTGCCTCACACCTTGCTAGACTTCTGGCGCCTGGTCTGGGAGTTTGGGGTCAAG GTAATCCTGATGGCATGTCCAGAAATGGAAAATGGGCTG GAATGTCGTTCTGTGTACCAGCTGCAATATATGTCCTGGCCAGACAGAGGAGTCCCTAGCAGTCCAGAACATGTGCTCACCATGGTGGAGGAAGCCCGTCGCCTCCAGGGATCTGGACCCAGCCCCCTCTGTGTCCACTGCAG CGCGGGCTGTGGGCGGACAGGTGTCCTGTGCACTGTGGATTATGTGAGACAGTTGCTCTTGACCCAG ATGATCCCACCTAACTTCAGCCTCTTCAACGTGGTCCTGGAGATGAGAAAGCAGCGGCCTGCAGCTGTGCAGACAGAG GAGCAATACAGATTCCTATACCACACGGTGGCTCAGATGTTCTTCTCAGCACTCCAAAACACCAGCCCCATTTACCAGAATTTCAAGGAG AATTGTGCCCCAGTCTACAATGACGCCCTCTCCTTCCAGACTTCCCAGATGCTTCCCACCACACGGCGCCCACCTGGCCAGGTCCTCAG AAGCATCTCGGTGCCTGGGCCCCCGGCCCTCGCCATGGCCGACACGTACGCGGTGGTGCAGAAGCGCGGGGCACCGGCGGGCAcccgggcgggggcgcgggggcgcggcGCGGAGGAGGGGCCGCTCTACAGCCAGGTGACGCCGCGCGCCCGGCGGCTGCAAGCGCACGCGGAGGACGCGCGGGCGGTGCTGCCCAGCGGCG TTCCTGCTGCCCAAAGCCCTGCTGGGCCTGACGCCTATGAGGACGTGGTGGACGGAGCTCAGAGTGGTGGGCTAG GATTCAACCTACGCATTGGAAGGCCTAAGGGGCCCCGGGACCCCCCTGCTGAGTGGACCCGCGTGTGA
- the IMP4 gene encoding U3 small nucleolar ribonucleoprotein protein IMP4, producing the protein MLRREARLRREYLYRKAREESQRAAQDRKEKVRRALEENRLIPTELRREALALQGSLEFDDAGGEGVTNHVDDEYRWAGVEDPKVMITTSRDPSSRLKMFAKELKLVFPGAQRMNRGRHEVGALVRACKANGVTDLLVVHEHRGTPVGLIVSHLPFGPTAYFTLCNVVMRHDIPDLGTVSEAKPHLIMHGFSSRLGKRVSDILRYLFPVPKDDSHRVITFANQDDYISFRHHIYRKTNHRSVELTEVGPRFELKLYMIRLGTLEQEATADVEWRWHPYTNTARKRVFLSAE; encoded by the exons ATG CTGCGTCGTGAGGCCCGCCTTCGCCGGGAGTACCTGTACCGCAAGGCCCGCGAGGAGTCGCAGCGAGCTGCCCAGGACCGGAAGGAGAAGGTTCGGCGCGCCCTGGAAG AGAACCGCCTGATTCCCACCGAATTACGCAGGGAGGCTCTGGCCTTACAGGGTTCCTTGGAGTTTGATGACGCCGGTGGTGAAG GTGTGACCAACCATGTGGATGATGAATATCGATGGGCAGGGGTTGAAGATCCTAAGGTCATGATCACTACCTCCCGAGACCCCAGTTCCCGCCTCAAGATGTTTGCAAAG GAGCTGAAGTTGGTGTTCCCAGGTGCCCAACGCATGAACCGTGGCCGGCATGAGGTAGGGGCACTGGTGCGAGCCTGCAAAGCCAATGGTGTCACTGACCTGCTGGTTGTCCATGAGCATCGAGGCACACCTG TGGGGCTCATTGTCAGCCACCTGCCCTTCGGCCCCACTGCTTACTTCACACTGTGCAATGTGGTCATGCGCCATGACATCCCTGACCTGGGCACCGTGTCCGAGGCCAAGCCTCACCTCATCATGCATGGCTTCTCCTCCCGACTAGGCAAGCGG GTCTCTGACATACTCCGTTACCTGTTCCCCGTGCCCAAGGATGACAGCCACCGTGTCATCACCTTCGCAAACCAAGATGACTATATCTCCTTCCG GCACCACATATATAGGAAGACCAACCACCGCAGTGTGGAGCTGACAGAGGTTGGACCTCGCTTTGAACTGAAGT TGTACATGATCCGCCTGGGCACGCTGGAACAGGAGGCCACAGCAGATGTGGAGTGGCGCTGGCACCCATACACCAACACCGCACGCAAGAGGGTCTTTCTGAGTGCTGAGTGA
- the PTPN18 gene encoding tyrosine-protein phosphatase non-receptor type 18 isoform X1: MNRSLDAVQSFLERLEARGGRERAVLAGEFSDIQAHSAAWKTDPVYSTEAGRLPGNVRKNRYKDVLPYDQTRVILSLLQEEGHGDYINGNFIRGTDGSQAYIATQGPLPHTLLDFWRLVWEFGVKVILMACPEMENGLKKCERYWAQDKEPLQIGLFCITLTRKRWLNADIMLRTLQVTFQKECRSVYQLQYMSWPDRGVPSSPEHVLTMVEEARRLQGSGPSPLCVHCSAGCGRTGVLCTVDYVRQLLLTQMIPPNFSLFNVVLEMRKQRPAAVQTEEQYRFLYHTVAQMFFSALQNTSPIYQNFKENCAPVYNDALSFQTSQMLPTTRRPPGQVLRSISVPGPPALAMADTYAVVQKRGAPAGTRAGARGRGAEEGPLYSQVTPRARRLQAHAEDARAVLPSGVPAAQSPAGPDAYEDVVDGAQSGGLGFNLRIGRPKGPRDPPAEWTRV; the protein is encoded by the exons ATGAACCGCAGCTTGGACGCTGTGCAGAGCTTCTTGGAGCGGTTGGAGGCGCGAGGCGGCCGGGAGAGAGCGGTCCTGGCCGGCGAGTTCAGC GACATCCAGGCCCACTCAGCCGCATGGAAGACTGACCCTGTGTATTCCACTGAGGCTGGCCGTCTGCCAGGGAATGTGAGGAAGAACCGCTACAAAGATGTGCTGCCAT ATGATCAGACACGAGTGatcctctccctgctccaggaGGAGGGACACGGCGACTACATCAATGGCAACTTCATCCGG GGCACAGACGGAAGCCAGGCCTACATCGCCACACAAGGACCCCTGCCTCACACCTTGCTAGACTTCTGGCGCCTGGTCTGGGAGTTTGGGGTCAAG GTAATCCTGATGGCATGTCCAGAAATGGAAAATGGGCTG AAAAAGTGTGAGCGCTACTGGGCTCAAGACAAGGAACCACTGCAGATTGGGCTTTTCTGTATCACCCTG ACAAGGAAGAGATGGCTGAATGCAGACATCATGCTCAGGACCCTCCAGGTTACTTTTCAGAAG GAATGTCGTTCTGTGTACCAGCTGCAATATATGTCCTGGCCAGACAGAGGAGTCCCTAGCAGTCCAGAACATGTGCTCACCATGGTGGAGGAAGCCCGTCGCCTCCAGGGATCTGGACCCAGCCCCCTCTGTGTCCACTGCAG CGCGGGCTGTGGGCGGACAGGTGTCCTGTGCACTGTGGATTATGTGAGACAGTTGCTCTTGACCCAG ATGATCCCACCTAACTTCAGCCTCTTCAACGTGGTCCTGGAGATGAGAAAGCAGCGGCCTGCAGCTGTGCAGACAGAG GAGCAATACAGATTCCTATACCACACGGTGGCTCAGATGTTCTTCTCAGCACTCCAAAACACCAGCCCCATTTACCAGAATTTCAAGGAG AATTGTGCCCCAGTCTACAATGACGCCCTCTCCTTCCAGACTTCCCAGATGCTTCCCACCACACGGCGCCCACCTGGCCAGGTCCTCAG AAGCATCTCGGTGCCTGGGCCCCCGGCCCTCGCCATGGCCGACACGTACGCGGTGGTGCAGAAGCGCGGGGCACCGGCGGGCAcccgggcgggggcgcgggggcgcggcGCGGAGGAGGGGCCGCTCTACAGCCAGGTGACGCCGCGCGCCCGGCGGCTGCAAGCGCACGCGGAGGACGCGCGGGCGGTGCTGCCCAGCGGCG TTCCTGCTGCCCAAAGCCCTGCTGGGCCTGACGCCTATGAGGACGTGGTGGACGGAGCTCAGAGTGGTGGGCTAG GATTCAACCTACGCATTGGAAGGCCTAAGGGGCCCCGGGACCCCCCTGCTGAGTGGACCCGCGTGTGA
- the PTPN18 gene encoding tyrosine-protein phosphatase non-receptor type 18 isoform X4 yields MNRSLDAVQSFLERLEARGGRERAVLAGEFSDIQAHSAAWKTDPVYSTEAGRLPGNVRKNRYKDVLPYDQTRVILSLLQEEGHGDYINGNFIRVILMACPEMENGLKKCERYWAQDKEPLQIGLFCITLTRKRWLNADIMLRTLQVTFQKECRSVYQLQYMSWPDRGVPSSPEHVLTMVEEARRLQGSGPSPLCVHCSAGCGRTGVLCTVDYVRQLLLTQMIPPNFSLFNVVLEMRKQRPAAVQTEEQYRFLYHTVAQMFFSALQNTSPIYQNFKENCAPVYNDALSFQTSQMLPTTRRPPGQVLRSISVPGPPALAMADTYAVVQKRGAPAGTRAGARGRGAEEGPLYSQVTPRARRLQAHAEDARAVLPSGVPAAQSPAGPDAYEDVVDGAQSGGLGFNLRIGRPKGPRDPPAEWTRV; encoded by the exons ATGAACCGCAGCTTGGACGCTGTGCAGAGCTTCTTGGAGCGGTTGGAGGCGCGAGGCGGCCGGGAGAGAGCGGTCCTGGCCGGCGAGTTCAGC GACATCCAGGCCCACTCAGCCGCATGGAAGACTGACCCTGTGTATTCCACTGAGGCTGGCCGTCTGCCAGGGAATGTGAGGAAGAACCGCTACAAAGATGTGCTGCCAT ATGATCAGACACGAGTGatcctctccctgctccaggaGGAGGGACACGGCGACTACATCAATGGCAACTTCATCCGG GTAATCCTGATGGCATGTCCAGAAATGGAAAATGGGCTG AAAAAGTGTGAGCGCTACTGGGCTCAAGACAAGGAACCACTGCAGATTGGGCTTTTCTGTATCACCCTG ACAAGGAAGAGATGGCTGAATGCAGACATCATGCTCAGGACCCTCCAGGTTACTTTTCAGAAG GAATGTCGTTCTGTGTACCAGCTGCAATATATGTCCTGGCCAGACAGAGGAGTCCCTAGCAGTCCAGAACATGTGCTCACCATGGTGGAGGAAGCCCGTCGCCTCCAGGGATCTGGACCCAGCCCCCTCTGTGTCCACTGCAG CGCGGGCTGTGGGCGGACAGGTGTCCTGTGCACTGTGGATTATGTGAGACAGTTGCTCTTGACCCAG ATGATCCCACCTAACTTCAGCCTCTTCAACGTGGTCCTGGAGATGAGAAAGCAGCGGCCTGCAGCTGTGCAGACAGAG GAGCAATACAGATTCCTATACCACACGGTGGCTCAGATGTTCTTCTCAGCACTCCAAAACACCAGCCCCATTTACCAGAATTTCAAGGAG AATTGTGCCCCAGTCTACAATGACGCCCTCTCCTTCCAGACTTCCCAGATGCTTCCCACCACACGGCGCCCACCTGGCCAGGTCCTCAG AAGCATCTCGGTGCCTGGGCCCCCGGCCCTCGCCATGGCCGACACGTACGCGGTGGTGCAGAAGCGCGGGGCACCGGCGGGCAcccgggcgggggcgcgggggcgcggcGCGGAGGAGGGGCCGCTCTACAGCCAGGTGACGCCGCGCGCCCGGCGGCTGCAAGCGCACGCGGAGGACGCGCGGGCGGTGCTGCCCAGCGGCG TTCCTGCTGCCCAAAGCCCTGCTGGGCCTGACGCCTATGAGGACGTGGTGGACGGAGCTCAGAGTGGTGGGCTAG GATTCAACCTACGCATTGGAAGGCCTAAGGGGCCCCGGGACCCCCCTGCTGAGTGGACCCGCGTGTGA